The following are encoded together in the Methylomonas methanica MC09 genome:
- a CDS encoding ABC transporter substrate-binding protein: MAVRYCSILLCVLTLGCSDPEPPPLRVGVNPWVGYDPLVLSRELKLVDTTQLQIVELMSNTESIRALRNGLLDAAALTMDEALRLADEGVAVKIIALLDSSNGADAVMVRAGIHDLADLKGKRIALEKSALGALMLDRFLQAAGLRQEEVETLNVEAAEHVNVLENGRADAVVTFEPMKSRLAAKGFHNLFDSSRIPGEIVDTLVVREGTEPSREVVLIQAWQLGLRQLQADPQKAASLLAPSVELSSAEYLATLRGVHFISLRESVAKLDRSGAGLMRDADALTHQLRRLGLLHREPEWGALLDNRAARLVSEQP, from the coding sequence ATGGCAGTCCGATACTGTTCTATATTGTTATGTGTACTGACTCTGGGTTGTAGTGACCCCGAGCCGCCGCCTTTGCGCGTTGGTGTCAATCCGTGGGTGGGTTACGACCCTCTGGTATTGTCTCGGGAGCTGAAGTTGGTGGATACGACGCAACTGCAGATTGTTGAGTTGATGTCCAATACCGAGAGCATCCGAGCCCTGCGTAACGGTTTGCTGGATGCCGCCGCCTTAACGATGGACGAAGCGTTGCGTCTGGCCGACGAAGGCGTTGCCGTGAAAATAATAGCCTTGCTCGATTCCTCCAACGGCGCCGATGCGGTAATGGTTCGCGCAGGAATTCATGATCTAGCGGACTTGAAAGGCAAACGCATCGCCTTGGAAAAATCCGCTTTAGGCGCCTTAATGTTGGATCGGTTTTTACAAGCCGCCGGTTTACGCCAAGAGGAGGTGGAAACCCTGAATGTCGAAGCGGCGGAACACGTCAACGTGTTGGAGAATGGGCGTGCCGATGCCGTTGTCACCTTCGAACCGATGAAAAGCCGCTTGGCCGCAAAGGGTTTTCACAATCTATTCGATAGCAGCCGGATACCGGGCGAAATTGTCGATACCCTGGTTGTGCGTGAGGGCACCGAACCCAGTCGTGAAGTTGTTTTGATACAAGCTTGGCAACTCGGTCTGCGGCAGTTGCAAGCGGACCCGCAAAAAGCCGCGTCCCTACTCGCGCCCAGTGTAGAGCTTTCCAGCGCGGAATATTTGGCTACATTGCGGGGCGTGCACTTTATTTCTTTACGGGAAAGCGTCGCCAAGTTAGACCGGTCCGGGGCCGGTTTGATGCGCGATGCGGACGCTTTGACCCATCAGTTGCGACGGTTGGGTTTGTTGCATCGCGAACCCGAGTGGGGTGCGCTTTTGGACAATCGAGCCGCGCGCTTGGTATCGGAGCAGCCATGA
- a CDS encoding PAS domain S-box protein, whose protein sequence is MISGSRQRYIVLACLAYVCLALAWIFLSDQWLASFMDLQAVVWLSSAKGGFFVLVSGLGFYFVLQGVPSAVGETTDYFSLSDVFTAHRAPHWLAYLIAVLLVVSIQIVYVRINTVFDNAPLMILFMLPVILSALFGGLGPGLLATVMAAGAGAYNMPPSGHLVIGNLANLFHWGLLVFNGLTISLISEAMHASRKREIRRRLQLEDALLELSDSEAQFRRLFQEAPVAMALVDRAGDIPAQNAHFELLFGYSKSELKCLADWWPRAYPDPVYREQVKSEWGVALRRSAKSTGQPQGSEYRIVCKDGSERVVQIYGISLLDGLLFTFLDVTESRKAEQRLKLWAESFERAQVGLIISDARNNTISSVNPAFAQERGYSCDEMIGMSVSRLFPSERQDDIRHLLQALNEKPHVVFESEHVGKEGNRFPVLIDISVLRDQQQRPLNRVAFVIDLTERKRAEQALSAAQAHSSNQQARARLAILNQMQDANVARLRAETALAALKESESRIKLFIDYAPASLAMLDRDMRYLACSRRWLDDYQLGDRELFGLSHYDVFPDINENWKTIYSRGMAGEIVRADEDRFIRRDGQERWLCWEIRPWYLDTGAVGGIVIFSEDVTARLMAKQALRNSEARMRVLIGTIPDLICLKDLQGVYLLCNSALRRLMGKGEAEIVGRTDYDLFDAEQADFFRGNDLRALEAGGPVINEEWLTFAEDGYRGLFQTVKTPVTNDSGEVLGILAIARDITLLRQAEEKLRIVNANLEERVAERTSELEVLNQSLESFVYSVSHDLKAPLRGIEGYSQLLKEDYGQALDDDGRFFVANIRSGVERMGELIDDLLAYSRMERRKLDSLKLDLAVVVEQALKEKAEEITANGVEILTDLSSVWVQADINGLSLVMRNLLENALKFSAKSQPPRVEIAFRLTDDQVIVLIADNGIGFDMMYHDRIFEIFQRLHRLEDYPGTGIGLALVKKAMQRMGGEVWAESEPGQGARFFLQLPVAKLAE, encoded by the coding sequence ATGATTTCCGGTAGCCGTCAGCGTTATATCGTTCTGGCCTGTTTGGCCTATGTGTGTTTGGCGTTGGCTTGGATTTTTCTTTCCGACCAGTGGCTGGCATCGTTTATGGATCTACAGGCTGTGGTTTGGCTGTCATCGGCCAAGGGTGGGTTTTTTGTTCTGGTGAGCGGCTTAGGGTTTTACTTTGTCTTGCAAGGCGTGCCCTCCGCGGTTGGGGAGACCACGGATTATTTTTCGTTATCCGATGTTTTTACGGCACATCGCGCGCCGCACTGGTTGGCGTATCTGATAGCGGTGTTATTAGTCGTCTCGATACAGATTGTGTATGTCCGTATCAACACCGTTTTCGATAATGCGCCCTTAATGATTCTGTTCATGTTGCCGGTGATTCTCTCCGCATTGTTCGGCGGCTTGGGACCGGGATTGCTCGCCACTGTGATGGCGGCCGGCGCCGGCGCTTATAATATGCCGCCGTCAGGACATTTAGTAATCGGAAACCTGGCTAATCTCTTTCATTGGGGCTTGCTGGTTTTTAACGGGCTGACGATTAGCTTGATCAGCGAAGCGATGCATGCTTCCCGGAAGAGAGAGATCCGGCGTAGATTGCAGTTGGAAGATGCCTTGCTAGAGCTAAGTGACAGCGAAGCGCAATTCAGACGCTTATTTCAGGAAGCGCCGGTGGCCATGGCTTTGGTGGACCGGGCCGGGGATATTCCGGCTCAAAATGCGCATTTCGAGTTGTTGTTCGGTTATTCCAAGTCCGAATTAAAGTGTCTGGCCGATTGGTGGCCCAGAGCCTACCCCGATCCCGTTTATCGAGAGCAGGTAAAGTCGGAATGGGGTGTCGCGCTAAGAAGATCCGCCAAGAGTACCGGCCAGCCGCAGGGGAGCGAGTACCGGATAGTTTGCAAGGACGGCTCTGAAAGGGTAGTGCAAATTTATGGTATTTCCTTGCTGGACGGCTTGTTGTTTACCTTTTTGGACGTAACCGAGTCCCGCAAGGCCGAGCAACGCTTGAAATTGTGGGCGGAGTCGTTCGAGCGGGCGCAAGTGGGCCTGATTATTTCAGATGCGAGGAACAACACCATAAGCTCGGTCAACCCCGCGTTTGCCCAAGAACGGGGTTACAGTTGCGATGAGATGATTGGTATGTCCGTATCTCGGCTTTTCCCGTCTGAACGGCAGGATGACATTCGGCATTTATTGCAAGCGTTAAACGAAAAACCTCATGTGGTCTTCGAATCCGAACACGTGGGTAAAGAGGGGAATCGTTTTCCGGTATTGATCGATATTTCCGTGCTTCGAGATCAGCAACAGCGTCCGCTTAACCGGGTCGCTTTTGTGATCGACTTGACCGAGCGTAAGCGGGCGGAACAGGCATTATCAGCGGCGCAAGCGCACAGCAGCAACCAGCAGGCGAGAGCCAGACTGGCTATTCTTAACCAAATGCAGGACGCCAATGTTGCACGATTGCGCGCTGAAACCGCCTTGGCGGCGTTGAAGGAGAGCGAGTCCCGCATCAAGCTTTTTATCGACTATGCGCCGGCGTCTTTGGCGATGTTGGATCGCGATATGCGGTACTTGGCCTGCAGTCGCCGCTGGCTGGACGATTATCAGTTGGGCGACCGGGAGTTATTCGGCTTAAGCCATTACGATGTTTTTCCCGATATAAACGAAAACTGGAAAACTATTTATAGCCGAGGCATGGCGGGAGAAATCGTCCGCGCGGACGAGGATCGTTTCATACGGCGGGACGGTCAGGAGAGATGGCTGTGTTGGGAAATTAGGCCTTGGTATCTTGACACCGGGGCGGTGGGCGGTATTGTTATATTTTCAGAAGACGTTACTGCGCGGCTCATGGCTAAACAAGCATTACGGAATAGCGAAGCCCGGATGCGCGTGTTAATCGGTACGATTCCCGACTTGATCTGCCTGAAGGATTTGCAGGGTGTTTATTTGCTGTGTAATTCGGCCTTGAGGCGCTTGATGGGCAAAGGCGAAGCCGAGATTGTCGGCCGCACCGATTACGACCTATTTGATGCCGAACAGGCGGATTTTTTTCGCGGCAACGACCTGCGCGCGCTGGAAGCCGGCGGGCCGGTTATCAACGAAGAATGGCTGACATTCGCCGAAGACGGTTATCGCGGCTTATTTCAAACCGTGAAAACTCCGGTAACAAATGACAGTGGCGAAGTGCTTGGCATACTTGCCATCGCGCGCGACATCACCTTATTGCGGCAAGCGGAAGAGAAGCTGCGTATTGTCAACGCTAATCTGGAAGAGCGGGTGGCCGAACGTACCTCGGAGCTCGAAGTACTTAACCAGTCGCTCGAAAGCTTTGTTTATTCCGTTTCTCATGATTTGAAGGCACCGTTACGGGGAATAGAAGGCTATAGTCAGCTGCTCAAGGAAGATTATGGTCAAGCACTGGATGACGACGGGCGGTTTTTTGTGGCGAATATTCGTAGCGGTGTGGAACGCATGGGGGAATTGATCGACGATCTGTTGGCCTATTCCCGGATGGAACGCCGCAAACTGGACAGTCTGAAGTTGGATTTGGCGGTTGTGGTGGAGCAGGCTTTGAAAGAAAAAGCCGAGGAAATTACCGCGAATGGAGTGGAAATCCTGACCGATTTGTCGTCGGTATGGGTTCAGGCGGACATAAACGGGTTGAGTCTGGTGATGCGCAATTTGTTGGAAAATGCACTCAAATTCAGCGCGAAGTCCCAGCCGCCGCGTGTGGAAATCGCTTTCCGCCTAACGGACGACCAGGTGATTGTGTTAATTGCCGATAATGGCATCGGGTTCGATATGATGTACCATGACCGAATATTCGAAATTTTTCAGCGCCTGCATCGATTGGAGGATTATCCCGGTACCGGTATCGGTTTGGCCTTGGTCAAAAAAGCCATGCAACGGATGGGTGGTGAGGTTTGGGCGGAAAGCGAACCGGGACAAGGCGCGCGCTTTTTTTTACAATTGCCTGTCGCCAAACTGGCGGAATGA
- a CDS encoding PAS domain-containing protein: MNWKPLFAFPVRLLVPLLFALVALLAIGVNYQLQVRQYTEAIRFSEQKRLREHLGIEQGRLEREWGVGNILQVRRLVSSLPLLGGITHAWLVDNAGNVVAALSRTDIGQPLAKVLAKQSPGLRNTIGKENSVWHPEIHIHAIEGEQAFLGEVGVQPDLFLLVRLDLRSALSEQLALGCRHLVYQAGLIVLLTILLGCLLHVLWFRRAAHLTAVAIAMGKGDFELRTEMEGRDELATIGAALDSLAVNQQRYQAELRQLVSKLETIANASPVLFWTSRPDKGGKWFNRRWLEYTGRSMEQEQGAGWLESIHPGDIDNFWAAYVGAFELHQSFSVEYRLRHNDGNYRWVLNQGMPRYDADGYFMGYIGSCLDISEQKQLNERLAANETHYRNLFDHNPAPMLIFARADLQLLSVNHAFEEHYGYSLEEALSLKLPDIYPESEQAAVIGLATQDHGYGSSGEWHHRKRSGEFMDVEVHSNSLIYADQACKVMVAVDITERKRAEIILQQRNEELERFNIASTDRELAMIDLKRRVNALSEKLGLPQPYDLSFAKEISISPEAGQSDDFR; the protein is encoded by the coding sequence ATGAACTGGAAACCCTTATTCGCCTTCCCCGTAAGGCTTTTAGTGCCCTTACTGTTTGCTTTGGTGGCTCTGTTGGCAATCGGAGTCAATTACCAATTGCAGGTCAGGCAATATACCGAGGCCATTCGGTTTAGCGAACAAAAGCGGTTACGGGAACATCTGGGTATCGAACAGGGGCGATTGGAGCGAGAATGGGGCGTGGGAAATATTTTGCAGGTGCGGCGATTGGTTTCCAGTTTGCCGTTGCTGGGCGGGATAACCCACGCCTGGCTGGTCGATAACGCAGGGAACGTTGTGGCGGCGTTGTCGCGGACCGATATCGGGCAACCGCTGGCAAAGGTATTGGCAAAACAATCTCCAGGTTTACGCAATACTATCGGCAAAGAAAACTCCGTATGGCACCCCGAGATACATATTCATGCCATTGAAGGCGAGCAGGCGTTCCTGGGCGAAGTCGGCGTTCAGCCGGACCTGTTTTTGTTGGTACGGCTGGATTTGCGGTCCGCTTTATCCGAGCAGTTGGCCCTGGGGTGTCGCCATTTGGTTTATCAGGCTGGCCTGATTGTTTTATTGACAATTTTGCTTGGCTGCCTATTGCACGTCTTATGGTTTAGGCGTGCCGCGCACCTTACCGCTGTGGCTATCGCCATGGGCAAGGGCGATTTCGAACTGCGCACCGAGATGGAAGGCCGCGACGAATTGGCCACCATTGGCGCGGCACTGGACAGTCTGGCGGTCAATCAGCAACGCTATCAGGCGGAATTGCGCCAGCTGGTGAGTAAACTGGAGACGATCGCCAATGCGTCGCCGGTGTTGTTCTGGACTTCCAGGCCGGATAAAGGCGGTAAGTGGTTTAATCGGCGTTGGCTGGAATACACCGGGCGCAGTATGGAACAGGAGCAAGGCGCCGGTTGGCTGGAAAGTATCCATCCGGGCGATATCGATAACTTCTGGGCGGCGTACGTCGGTGCCTTCGAACTGCATCAGTCGTTTTCCGTCGAATATCGGCTGCGACATAACGACGGCAACTATCGTTGGGTGCTCAATCAGGGTATGCCGCGCTACGATGCCGACGGATATTTCATGGGATACATCGGTTCCTGTCTGGATATTTCCGAGCAAAAACAACTGAATGAGCGGCTTGCCGCCAACGAGACCCACTATCGAAATTTGTTCGATCATAATCCGGCGCCCATGTTGATATTTGCAAGGGCCGACCTGCAGCTGCTATCGGTTAACCACGCCTTCGAGGAACATTACGGTTACAGCCTCGAGGAGGCGCTCTCGCTCAAGCTGCCGGATATTTATCCCGAATCCGAACAAGCAGCTGTGATCGGCTTGGCCACGCAGGACCATGGGTACGGCTCCAGCGGCGAATGGCACCACCGAAAGCGGAGTGGTGAATTTATGGATGTCGAGGTGCATTCCAATAGTTTGATTTATGCCGATCAAGCCTGCAAGGTAATGGTGGCCGTCGATATTACCGAACGTAAACGCGCGGAAATCATTTTGCAGCAACGGAACGAAGAACTGGAACGGTTTAACATTGCGTCAACGGACCGGGAGTTGGCAATGATTGATTTAAAACGGCGGGTCAATGCCTTGTCGGAGAAGTTGGGATTGCCGCAACCCTACGATTTGAGTTTTGCCAAAGAAATCTCCATTTCGCCTGAAGCAGGACAATCCGATGATTTCCGGTAG
- a CDS encoding ABC transporter permease — protein MNYSIPFFTILYKEICRFTRIWPQTLLPPAITTALYFLIFGKLIGARIGTVLGVSYMDYIVPGVILMSVISHAYANVVSSFYSTKFQHHIEELLVSPVPNWIILTGYVGGGIARGVLVGAVVAGISMLFTDVTVLHWGITIAILLLTATLFALAGFINAVFADSFDDISIIPNFVLTPLSYLGGVFYSLAMLPPTWQIIAQGNPIIYMINAFRFGLIGVTDVDIVLAFEMTIGFIVFLGLFSLWLLHKGVGIKN, from the coding sequence ATGAATTATTCCATCCCGTTTTTTACCATTCTGTACAAGGAAATTTGCCGCTTTACCCGGATTTGGCCGCAAACCCTGCTGCCGCCGGCCATAACCACCGCCTTGTATTTTCTGATTTTCGGCAAGCTGATCGGCGCGCGTATCGGTACCGTGCTGGGGGTCAGTTACATGGACTACATCGTGCCGGGGGTGATCTTGATGTCGGTGATCAGCCATGCCTATGCCAACGTGGTGTCGTCGTTTTATTCCACCAAGTTTCAGCACCATATCGAAGAATTGTTGGTGTCGCCGGTGCCGAACTGGATCATATTGACCGGTTATGTCGGCGGCGGAATCGCCCGCGGCGTTTTGGTAGGTGCGGTAGTGGCCGGCATATCCATGCTGTTTACCGACGTCACCGTGTTGCACTGGGGTATCACCATTGCAATTCTATTACTGACCGCCACCTTGTTTGCGCTGGCCGGCTTTATCAACGCGGTATTTGCCGACAGCTTCGACGATATTTCCATCATTCCCAATTTTGTGCTGACGCCGCTGAGTTATCTGGGCGGAGTGTTCTATTCTCTGGCCATGCTGCCGCCGACTTGGCAGATCATCGCCCAAGGCAATCCGATCATATACATGATCAACGCGTTCCGCTTTGGTCTGATAGGCGTTACCGATGTGGATATTGTGCTGGCTTTTGAAATGACGATCGGGTTTATCGTGTTTTTGGGGTTGTTCAGTTTGTGGCTGTTGCATAAAGGCGTGGGGATAAAAAACTGA
- a CDS encoding ABC transporter ATP-binding protein — protein sequence MKALSIQNLKKTYNNGFQALKGVDLEVERGDFFALLGPNGAGKSTMIGIISSLVNKTEGSVSIFGHDLIKDNEKAKSCIGLVPQEVNFNQFETVKNVVLIQAGYYGIPRKQALLQTEQSLKQMDLWDKRDVVSRRLSGGMKRRLMIARAMVHKPRLLILDEPTAGVDIEIRRAMWQLMQEVNRQGTTIILTTHYLEEAESLCRNIAIINHGQIVEKSAMNSLLQRIHTDHFVLNIAQNLLEAPIIDGYDIELAESQVLNVAVPKSHGLNRLFQQLSGLGIEVLSLKNKSNRLEQLFIDLVQ from the coding sequence ATGAAGGCTTTATCCATTCAAAATCTAAAAAAGACCTATAACAACGGCTTCCAAGCCCTGAAAGGCGTGGATCTTGAGGTGGAACGCGGCGATTTTTTCGCTTTACTGGGTCCGAACGGTGCCGGTAAGTCCACCATGATAGGCATCATTAGTTCCCTGGTGAATAAAACCGAGGGCAGTGTCAGCATATTCGGCCACGATCTGATCAAAGACAACGAAAAAGCCAAAAGTTGCATCGGTCTGGTACCGCAGGAAGTCAATTTCAACCAATTCGAAACGGTCAAAAACGTGGTTTTGATCCAGGCCGGTTATTACGGTATTCCCCGCAAGCAGGCCTTGCTGCAAACCGAGCAGAGCCTGAAGCAAATGGATTTATGGGATAAACGCGATGTGGTTTCCCGGCGCTTGTCCGGCGGCATGAAGCGGCGCTTGATGATCGCCAGGGCCATGGTGCATAAGCCCAGGCTGTTGATTTTGGACGAGCCGACCGCCGGCGTGGATATCGAAATCCGCCGGGCCATGTGGCAATTAATGCAAGAGGTGAACCGGCAGGGCACCACTATTATTCTGACCACGCATTATCTGGAGGAAGCCGAGAGTCTGTGCCGCAATATCGCCATTATCAATCACGGGCAAATCGTCGAAAAATCGGCGATGAACAGCTTGTTGCAGCGCATACATACCGACCATTTTGTATTGAATATCGCGCAAAACCTGCTGGAAGCGCCGATCATCGACGGCTACGACATAGAGCTGGCCGAAAGCCAGGTTTTGAATGTGGCGGTGCCGAAAAGCCACGGGCTGAACCGTTTATTCCAGCAATTGTCCGGTTTGGGAATTGAGGTTTTGAGCTTGAAAAACAAATCCAACCGTCTGGAACAACTTTTTATCGATCTGGTGCAATGA
- the ilvA gene encoding threonine ammonia-lyase, biosynthetic codes for MHQYIEKILRAKVYDVAEETPLDFAPGLSERLENRVYLKREDLQPVFSFKLRGAYNKMAALTEEQAARGVIAASAGNHAQGVALAAKKLGIKALIVMPKTTPEIKVKSVKARGAKIVLHGDSYDDAYAHAQELVNEKGLVFIHPYDDPEVIAGQGTVGMEILRQHNGDIHAIFVPVGGGGLVAGIAAYVKFVRPEIRIIAVEPDDADCLNQALKAQKRVQLAQVGLFADGVAVKQIGAEPFRIARQHVDEVITVSTDEICAAIKDIFDDTRSVAEPAGALAVAGLKKYVEQYALHRQTLIAIDSGANINFDRLRYVAERTLVGEHREILLAVAIPEEPGSFLKFCKKLGKRSVTEFNYRYFDVGMAQVFVGITSSGLEGDREQLIEHLRADGFFVTDMTFNELAKDHIRHMVGGHGPVDLNESVYSVEFPERPGALLKFLQSLGSQWNISLFHYRNHGAAFGKVLIGLQMADAECSAFEQCLHALGFAFEQETGNPAYRLFAGGSVG; via the coding sequence ATGCATCAATACATCGAAAAAATATTACGGGCCAAAGTCTACGACGTGGCGGAAGAAACGCCGCTGGATTTCGCCCCCGGCTTGTCCGAAAGGCTGGAAAATCGGGTTTATTTGAAGCGGGAGGATTTGCAGCCGGTGTTTTCGTTCAAATTGCGCGGCGCTTACAACAAAATGGCAGCCTTAACCGAAGAGCAGGCCGCGCGGGGCGTGATTGCCGCGTCGGCCGGTAACCATGCCCAAGGTGTGGCGCTGGCGGCGAAAAAGTTGGGTATCAAAGCCTTGATCGTGATGCCGAAAACCACGCCGGAAATCAAAGTGAAATCCGTTAAGGCCCGTGGCGCCAAAATCGTCCTGCACGGCGATTCATACGACGATGCTTATGCGCATGCTCAGGAATTGGTTAACGAGAAAGGGCTCGTGTTTATTCATCCGTATGACGACCCGGAAGTGATTGCCGGCCAGGGTACGGTGGGGATGGAAATTCTGCGTCAGCACAACGGCGATATACATGCCATCTTCGTACCGGTGGGCGGCGGCGGTTTGGTGGCCGGAATTGCCGCTTATGTGAAGTTCGTGCGGCCGGAGATCAGAATCATTGCCGTGGAACCGGACGACGCGGATTGTTTGAATCAGGCCTTAAAAGCCCAAAAACGGGTCCAACTGGCGCAAGTGGGTCTGTTCGCCGACGGCGTGGCGGTCAAGCAAATCGGCGCGGAGCCGTTCCGCATCGCCAGGCAGCATGTGGATGAAGTGATAACCGTCAGTACCGACGAGATTTGCGCGGCCATCAAAGACATCTTCGACGACACCCGCTCGGTAGCGGAGCCCGCCGGCGCGCTGGCGGTAGCCGGCCTGAAAAAATATGTCGAGCAATACGCCTTACATCGGCAAACCCTGATCGCAATCGACAGCGGCGCCAATATCAATTTCGACCGTTTGCGTTATGTGGCCGAACGTACATTGGTGGGCGAGCATAGGGAAATTTTGCTGGCGGTGGCGATTCCGGAAGAACCCGGCAGTTTTTTGAAGTTCTGTAAAAAACTGGGTAAACGCAGCGTGACCGAATTCAATTACCGCTATTTCGATGTCGGCATGGCGCAGGTGTTTGTCGGCATCACCAGCAGCGGTTTGGAAGGCGACCGGGAACAATTGATCGAACATTTGCGAGCCGACGGTTTTTTTGTGACCGATATGACCTTTAACGAACTGGCCAAGGATCATATCCGCCACATGGTCGGCGGACACGGCCCCGTTGATTTGAACGAAAGCGTATACAGCGTGGAGTTTCCGGAACGGCCCGGCGCCTTGCTGAAATTTTTGCAATCGTTGGGCAGTCAATGGAACATCAGTCTGTTCCATTACCGCAATCACGGCGCGGCGTTCGGCAAGGTGTTGATCGGCTTGCAAATGGCCGACGCGGAATGTTCGGCATTCGAGCAATGCCTGCATGCGTTGGGTTTTGCGTTTGAACAAGAAACCGGCAACCCCGCGTACCGTCTGTTTGCGGGCGGCAGCGTCGGATAA
- the rpiA gene encoding ribose-5-phosphate isomerase RpiA, whose amino-acid sequence MTQDELKKQVAAAALQYLKNVPVIGMGTGSTVTHLINQLADCDFKHDIEAAVSSSIKTTEHLQSIGIKVLELNQSGDLEVYVDGADEVTPHRKMLKGGGGALTREKIIAGASKKFVCIVDESKCVDVMGKFPLPVEVLPLSRSFVARQLAKLGGTPELRMNKDSGQPYITDNGCEILDVYNLSIVDPVGMEQSINNIPGVITNGLFAMRDADVVLVGKGSEVITY is encoded by the coding sequence ATGACCCAAGATGAATTAAAAAAACAAGTAGCGGCAGCGGCTCTGCAATATCTGAAAAACGTGCCTGTCATCGGCATGGGTACCGGTTCCACCGTCACCCATTTGATTAACCAACTGGCCGACTGCGATTTTAAACACGATATCGAAGCGGCCGTTTCCAGTTCGATCAAAACCACCGAACATTTGCAATCCATCGGCATCAAGGTTTTGGAATTAAACCAATCCGGCGACCTGGAAGTCTATGTGGACGGCGCGGACGAAGTTACCCCGCATAGGAAAATGTTGAAAGGCGGCGGCGGCGCCTTGACCCGGGAGAAAATCATCGCCGGCGCCAGCAAAAAATTCGTCTGTATCGTCGACGAAAGCAAATGCGTGGACGTCATGGGCAAATTCCCGTTGCCGGTCGAAGTACTGCCCTTGTCGCGCAGCTTCGTGGCCAGACAATTGGCCAAACTGGGCGGCACACCTGAACTGCGCATGAACAAGGACAGCGGCCAACCTTACATTACCGATAACGGCTGCGAGATTCTGGATGTTTACAATCTGAGCATAGTCGACCCGGTCGGCATGGAACAATCCATCAATAATATCCCCGGCGTCATCACCAACGGCCTGTTCGCTATGCGCGACGCCGACGTGGTGCTGGTCGGCAAAGGTTCTGAAGTGATCACTTATTGA
- a CDS encoding cyclin-dependent kinase inhibitor 3 family protein, translating to MAGVRTSHSHPLQIAEVRASPAHGRIGITFCPGKHDHFAHTGAWERDLGIDLDVIAAWGAKLVLTLVEPAELAALKVPQLGHEIRRRGIAWHHLPIADYSVPTQAFEQQWLSKGREIREMLHNGDDILVHCKGGLGRAGMIAARLLAELGMDPEDAIHTVRHARKGAIETPAQLALVRRTKPIP from the coding sequence ATGGCGGGAGTAAGGACAAGCCACTCACACCCTCTTCAGATCGCGGAAGTCCGCGCCAGCCCGGCGCATGGGCGGATTGGCATCACCTTCTGCCCAGGCAAACACGATCATTTCGCTCATACCGGCGCTTGGGAGCGCGACCTTGGCATCGACTTGGACGTGATTGCCGCCTGGGGGGCAAAATTGGTGCTGACGCTGGTAGAACCCGCTGAACTTGCAGCCCTCAAGGTGCCGCAACTCGGCCATGAAATTCGCCGGCGCGGCATAGCATGGCACCACCTGCCCATCGCCGACTATTCGGTGCCCACCCAGGCTTTCGAACAGCAATGGCTATCGAAAGGCCGCGAGATTCGCGAGATGTTGCACAACGGGGACGACATACTCGTACATTGCAAAGGCGGCCTGGGCCGGGCAGGCATGATCGCCGCACGCCTGCTGGCGGAATTGGGCATGGATCCCGAAGACGCGATTCATACCGTTCGCCACGCGCGCAAGGGCGCCATCGAAACGCCCGCGCAACTGGCGCTGGTGCGCCGCACCAAACCCATTCCCTGA
- a CDS encoding response regulator, translating to MNAYPPILLVEDNPVDVDLTLRAFKRRKLANEVLVARDGEEALAWVPRWESGEERPAVILLDLKMPRVDGLTVLRELKSHPLLQCIPVVILTTSKEDKDVLAAYELGANSYIVKPVEFDKFMDVAQQIELYWCVFNEKPRL from the coding sequence ATGAATGCCTACCCGCCTATTCTGCTTGTCGAAGATAACCCCGTCGATGTCGATTTAACCTTACGAGCTTTCAAACGGCGCAAATTAGCGAATGAAGTATTGGTGGCTCGCGACGGCGAAGAAGCGTTGGCCTGGGTTCCGCGTTGGGAATCGGGCGAGGAGCGGCCTGCCGTTATTTTGCTGGATTTAAAAATGCCGCGGGTGGACGGCCTTACTGTACTGCGTGAACTAAAATCGCATCCTTTATTGCAGTGTATTCCGGTGGTGATTCTGACTACTTCCAAGGAAGATAAGGATGTGTTGGCGGCCTACGAATTAGGCGCGAATTCCTACATTGTTAAACCGGTAGAGTTTGATAAATTTATGGATGTCGCGCAACAAATCGAACTGTATTGGTGCGTGTTTAATGAAAAGCCGCGCTTATAA